A genomic segment from Necator americanus strain Aroian chromosome III, whole genome shotgun sequence encodes:
- a CDS encoding hypothetical protein (NECATOR_CHRIII.G10035.T1) produces MMELVGYEQLVAILVSYSKIWQGNIDNVQGKMRCKLHMSKVKSAQCTTFAKKMTVEDVEEIVIDSDEESTSRCQSEKSSERLKNGENRNNSSNCDQNKTASKKKWDFLMKPSTSKSQNNSTKISSKESKEQISSVLISPSESEDGNGSKKKASVAPNDGVKIMKIADLEKERDRVLKEIFGHSKFKSSLQKKATNCILLRKSDVYVSLPTGAGKSLCYQLPAVVHMGVAVVVSPLIALITDQIAALRAKGIPCESLNSKLNTSERTRIIEDLRSKVPTMKLLYITPEAAATDNMRRILASLKKRNILSYFIVDEAHCVTHWGHDFRPDYLKLSALRDVCPDVPWVALTATANAKAQDDIIEQLKLKHVESFKASTFRGNLYYDVYMKDHLNVPPERHLAEFIQRCLKVPKEKVGKLMKPEKSTQERLRDSVQNQWMKNEVPVIAATIAFGMGIDKPDVRFVVHWTCPQNLAAYYQESGRAGRDGQRSYCRIYYSQSDKEFLHFLVRRDLALLKGKKISEASKKLQATAMQHGLEKMVDYAEVAHCRHVCFAKYFGENDLPPCRQHCDFCKDPTGTMRRASQFQVACSSTKIAKASKATPNDGELYGGGKRSRAEEEDYFCSGTDARERMEREEAVRLREVVADEFAKRRKLEPKEPVFNDVYIPSSEYPIKEPKAKLIPNLKPQRREAVVRLISLALDTNWLHFERPCSTVEAGTALEWSTYRNSKSVTVYEHKSAAKVTEIKKLTKEGNQFEFVPETSGNTGFVSAVSMIDL; encoded by the exons ATGATGGAATTAGTTGGCTATGAGCAGCTTGTTGCTATACTAGTGTCATATTC CAAGATATGGCAAGGAAACATCGACAATGTTCAAGGAAAAATGCGCTGTAAGCTGCACATGTCCAAAGTGAAGTCTGCGCAATGCACTACGTTTGCAAAGAAA ATGACCGTTGAAGATGTTGAAGAGATCGTAATAGATTCGGATGAAGAGTCAACAAGTAGATGTCAgtcagaaaaaagttctgaacgACTGAAAAACGGTGAAAACCGAAATAACTCTTCAAATTGTGATCAGAACAAAACAGCttctaagaagaaatgggACTTCTTAATG AAGCCGTCCACGAGTAAATCACAGAACAATTCAACTAAGATTTCGtcaaaagaaagcaaagaacAAATCTCTTCGGTGCTGATTTCGCCAAGCGAATCAGAGGACGGCAATGGTTCTAAGAAAAAAGCTTCAG TTGCACCAAATGATGGTGTGAAGATCATGAAGATAGCGGATTTGGAGAAAGAGCGTGATCGGGTTCTGAAGGAGATATTTGGACATTCCAAATTCAAAAGTTCTCTTCAAAAGAAAGCAACTAATTGTATTCTGCTGA GGAAATCCGATGTGTATGTCTCGTTACCTACTGGAGCTGGAAAATCTCTGTGCTATCAG CTCCCAGCAGTTGTCCATATGGGTGTCGCTGTTGTTGTTTCTCCACTCATAGCGCTAATAACAGACCAAATAGCAGCTCTGCGA GCAAAAGGCATCCCTTGCGAATCGCTGAATTCTAAACTGAACACGTCGGAGAGAACTCGTATTATCGAG GATCTACGTAGTAAGGTGCCTACTATGAAATTGCTCTACATAACCCCTGAAGCCGCAGCAACGGACAACATGCGAAG AATATTGGCATCtctcaagaaaagaaacatattgAGCTATTTCATTGTCGATGAGGCACATTGCGTCACACATTGGGGTCACGATTTTCGTCCTGATTATTTAAAGCTCAGTGCGTTGAGAGATGTCTGCCCAGAC gTACCATGGGTTGCACTTACTGCTACAGCCAATGCAAAAGCTCAAGACGATATAATCGAACAGCTCAAACTGAAGCAT GTCGAAAGCTTCAAAGCCTCTACATTTCGCGGCAACTTGTACTACGATGTGTATATGAAGGACCATCTGAACGTCCCACCGGAG CGTCATTTGGCTGAGTTCATTCAACGTTGTCTAAAAGTACCTAAGGAAAAGGTAGGAAAGTTGATGAAACCCGAAAAATCTACCCAAGAAAGA TTGCGTGATAGCGTCCAGAATCAGTGGATGAAAAATGAGGTCCCGGTTATTGCAGCTACAATTGCTTTTGGGATGGGTATAGATAAGCCGGACGTTAG ATTTGTTGTACACTGGACATGTCCACAGAACCTTGCCGCTTACTATCAAGAATCCGGTAGAGCTGGTCGTGATGGTCAGCGCAGTTACTGCAGAATATACTATAGTCAGTCGGACAAggaatttctgcattttttggTCAGAAGAGATTTGGCACTATTAAAG ggaaaaaagatcAGCGAAGCGTCGAAGAAGCTACAAGCAACCGCTATGCAACACGGGCTAGAAAAAATGGTTGATTATGCCGAAGTGGCCCA TTGCCGCCATGTGTGCTTCGCGAAATATTTCGGGGAAAATGATCTCCCACCATGTCGGCAGCACTGCGATTTCTGTAAAGATCCTACTGGTACCATGAGACGAGCGTCGCAATTCCAG GTAGCCTGTTCATCCACGAAAATAGCAAAAGCGTCGAAAGCAACTCCAAATGACGGTGAGCTGTATGGAGGAGGAAAACG CTCTCgagcagaagaagaagattatTTCTGTAGTGGTACAGATGCCAGAGAAAGAATGGAAAGAGAAGAAGCCGTGAGGTTACGAGAAGTCGTGGCGGATGAATTTGCAAAACGTAGGAAG CTGGAACCAAAAGAACCGGTATTTAATGATGTGTACATTCCCAGCAGTGAATATCCCATCAAAGAACCAAAAGCGAAATTGATACCTAATCTAAAACCACAG CGTCGTGAAGCAGTTGTACGACTTATAAGCTTAGCGCTGGATACAAACTGGCTACACTTTGAGCGACCATGCTCCACAGTTGAGGCCGGAACAGCGTTAGAATGGTCCACATATCGAAACTCGAAATCGGTGACCGTGTATGAGCACAAGAGTGCTGCGAAG GTAACGGAGATTAAGAAATTGACAAAAGAAGGGAATCAGTTCGAGTTCGTTCCCGAAACGAGTGGGAACACTGGATTTGTGTCAGCTGTCAGCATGATAGATTTGTGA
- a CDS encoding hypothetical protein (NECATOR_CHRIII.G10035.T2): protein MSKVKSAQCTTFAKKMTVEDVEEIVIDSDEESTSRCQSEKSSERLKNGENRNNSSNCDQNKTASKKKWDFLMKPSTSKSQNNSTKISSKESKEQISSVLISPSESEDGNGSKKKASVAPNDGVKIMKIADLEKERDRVLKEIFGHSKFKSSLQKKATNCILLRKSDVYVSLPTGAGKSLCYQLPAVVHMGVAVVVSPLIALITDQIAALRAKGIPCESLNSKLNTSERTRIIEDLRSKVPTMKLLYITPEAAATDNMRRILASLKKRNILSYFIVDEAHCVTHWGHDFRPDYLKLSALRDVCPDVPWVALTATANAKAQDDIIEQLKLKHVESFKASTFRGNLYYDVYMKDHLNVPPERHLAEFIQRCLKVPKEKVGKLMKPEKSTQERVRSGIIYCRTRDECDQVAQMLSVAHIRCLSYHAGLSNKLRDSVQNQWMKNEVPVIAATIAFGMGIDKPDVRFVVHWTCPQNLAAYYQESGRAGRDGQRSYCRIYYSQSDKEFLHFLVRRDLALLKGKKISEASKKLQATAMQHGLEKMVDYAEVAHCRHVCFAKYFGENDLPPCRQHCDFCKDPTGTMRRASQFQVACSSTKIAKASKATPNDGELYGGGKRSRAEEEDYFCSGTDARERMEREEAVRLREVVADEFAKRRKLEPKEPVFNDVYIPSSEYPIKEPKAKLIPNLKPQRREAVVRLISLALDTNWLHFERPCSTVEAGTALEWSTYRNSKSVTVYEHKSAAKVTEIKKLTKEGNQFEFVPETSGNTGFVSAVSMIDL, encoded by the exons ATGTCCAAAGTGAAGTCTGCGCAATGCACTACGTTTGCAAAGAAA ATGACCGTTGAAGATGTTGAAGAGATCGTAATAGATTCGGATGAAGAGTCAACAAGTAGATGTCAgtcagaaaaaagttctgaacgACTGAAAAACGGTGAAAACCGAAATAACTCTTCAAATTGTGATCAGAACAAAACAGCttctaagaagaaatgggACTTCTTAATG AAGCCGTCCACGAGTAAATCACAGAACAATTCAACTAAGATTTCGtcaaaagaaagcaaagaacAAATCTCTTCGGTGCTGATTTCGCCAAGCGAATCAGAGGACGGCAATGGTTCTAAGAAAAAAGCTTCAG TTGCACCAAATGATGGTGTGAAGATCATGAAGATAGCGGATTTGGAGAAAGAGCGTGATCGGGTTCTGAAGGAGATATTTGGACATTCCAAATTCAAAAGTTCTCTTCAAAAGAAAGCAACTAATTGTATTCTGCTGA GGAAATCCGATGTGTATGTCTCGTTACCTACTGGAGCTGGAAAATCTCTGTGCTATCAG CTCCCAGCAGTTGTCCATATGGGTGTCGCTGTTGTTGTTTCTCCACTCATAGCGCTAATAACAGACCAAATAGCAGCTCTGCGA GCAAAAGGCATCCCTTGCGAATCGCTGAATTCTAAACTGAACACGTCGGAGAGAACTCGTATTATCGAG GATCTACGTAGTAAGGTGCCTACTATGAAATTGCTCTACATAACCCCTGAAGCCGCAGCAACGGACAACATGCGAAG AATATTGGCATCtctcaagaaaagaaacatattgAGCTATTTCATTGTCGATGAGGCACATTGCGTCACACATTGGGGTCACGATTTTCGTCCTGATTATTTAAAGCTCAGTGCGTTGAGAGATGTCTGCCCAGAC gTACCATGGGTTGCACTTACTGCTACAGCCAATGCAAAAGCTCAAGACGATATAATCGAACAGCTCAAACTGAAGCAT GTCGAAAGCTTCAAAGCCTCTACATTTCGCGGCAACTTGTACTACGATGTGTATATGAAGGACCATCTGAACGTCCCACCGGAG CGTCATTTGGCTGAGTTCATTCAACGTTGTCTAAAAGTACCTAAGGAAAAGGTAGGAAAGTTGATGAAACCCGAAAAATCTACCCAAGAAAGAGTGA GAAGTGGCATAATCTATTGTCGGACGAGAGATGAATGCGACCAAGTTGCCCAAATGTTGAGTGTTGCGCACATTCGATGCCTTTCCTATCACGCTGGTTTGTCGAATAAG TTGCGTGATAGCGTCCAGAATCAGTGGATGAAAAATGAGGTCCCGGTTATTGCAGCTACAATTGCTTTTGGGATGGGTATAGATAAGCCGGACGTTAG ATTTGTTGTACACTGGACATGTCCACAGAACCTTGCCGCTTACTATCAAGAATCCGGTAGAGCTGGTCGTGATGGTCAGCGCAGTTACTGCAGAATATACTATAGTCAGTCGGACAAggaatttctgcattttttggTCAGAAGAGATTTGGCACTATTAAAG ggaaaaaagatcAGCGAAGCGTCGAAGAAGCTACAAGCAACCGCTATGCAACACGGGCTAGAAAAAATGGTTGATTATGCCGAAGTGGCCCA TTGCCGCCATGTGTGCTTCGCGAAATATTTCGGGGAAAATGATCTCCCACCATGTCGGCAGCACTGCGATTTCTGTAAAGATCCTACTGGTACCATGAGACGAGCGTCGCAATTCCAG GTAGCCTGTTCATCCACGAAAATAGCAAAAGCGTCGAAAGCAACTCCAAATGACGGTGAGCTGTATGGAGGAGGAAAACG CTCTCgagcagaagaagaagattatTTCTGTAGTGGTACAGATGCCAGAGAAAGAATGGAAAGAGAAGAAGCCGTGAGGTTACGAGAAGTCGTGGCGGATGAATTTGCAAAACGTAGGAAG CTGGAACCAAAAGAACCGGTATTTAATGATGTGTACATTCCCAGCAGTGAATATCCCATCAAAGAACCAAAAGCGAAATTGATACCTAATCTAAAACCACAG CGTCGTGAAGCAGTTGTACGACTTATAAGCTTAGCGCTGGATACAAACTGGCTACACTTTGAGCGACCATGCTCCACAGTTGAGGCCGGAACAGCGTTAGAATGGTCCACATATCGAAACTCGAAATCGGTGACCGTGTATGAGCACAAGAGTGCTGCGAAG GTAACGGAGATTAAGAAATTGACAAAAGAAGGGAATCAGTTCGAGTTCGTTCCCGAAACGAGTGGGAACACTGGATTTGTGTCAGCTGTCAGCATGATAGATTTGTGA
- a CDS encoding hypothetical protein (NECATOR_CHRIII.G10036.T2) — MVGNFELSSSVADEYADLMRSDVTARVLPLNITVNSTELIDASCTFTLHRTSCKNPPLTTNETISWHTRICFNWKCNAPLHAMRVENCWVGTRKSPVYLVKSNGCTAESALLHSPSYASFLRAASIGWLSIRQAGVDELLVSCHITLCHVCDDNCREYTPPRSCRDSSIRNYDQMWNESTAVERACNPPVESTTAFLTKREYSTRWTMLDTIQMAFGHIRFTALGRLYSILIALDKS; from the exons CTCTCATCTTCTGTTGCCGACGAGTATGCGGACCTCATGCGTAGTGACGTCACCGCACGAGTACTTCCGCTGAATATTACAGTGAATTCAACGGAGCTAATTGACGCTTCCTGCACTTTTACATTACATCG GACATCCTGCAAAAATCCACCGTTGACTACGAACGAAACGATCTCTTGGCATACGAGGATCTGTTTTAACTGGAAATGCAATGCTC CACTTCACGCGATGCGAGTTGAGAATTGCTGGGTTGGCACCAGAAAAAGTCCTGTTTATTTGGTGAAGTCCAATGG ATGTACAGCAGAATCCGCTCTACTCCACTCGCCTTCGTATGCTTCTTTCCTCCGCGCTGCTTCGATAGGATGGCTGTCAATCCGGCAGGCAGGTGTCGACGAGCTGCTCGTCTCCTGTCACATCACATTATGTCACGTTTGTGACGACAACTGCCGAGAGTATACC CCTCCTCGATCGTGTCGAGACTCGTCAATTCGTAATTACGATCAAATGTGGAACGAAAGCACAGCAGTTGAACGTGCATGCAATCCACCCGTGGAGTCGACGACTGCATTTCTAACTA AGCGCGAATACTCTACACGATGGACGATGTTGGACACGATCCAAATGGCGTTTGGCCATATCCGTTTCACAGCATTG GGGCGTCTTTACAGTATCCTCATTGCACTTGATAAGTCCTAG
- a CDS encoding hypothetical protein (NECATOR_CHRIII.G10036.T1), with amino-acid sequence MRVENCWVGTRKSPVYLVKSNGCTAESALLHSPSYASFLRAASIGWLSIRQAGVDELLVSCHITLCHVCDDNCREYTPPRSCRDSSIRNYDQMWNESTAVERACNPPVESTTAFLTSHSHDRIPINLITIILCFLPRLVYFSRF; translated from the exons ATGCGAGTTGAGAATTGCTGGGTTGGCACCAGAAAAAGTCCTGTTTATTTGGTGAAGTCCAATGG ATGTACAGCAGAATCCGCTCTACTCCACTCGCCTTCGTATGCTTCTTTCCTCCGCGCTGCTTCGATAGGATGGCTGTCAATCCGGCAGGCAGGTGTCGACGAGCTGCTCGTCTCCTGTCACATCACATTATGTCACGTTTGTGACGACAACTGCCGAGAGTATACC CCTCCTCGATCGTGTCGAGACTCGTCAATTCGTAATTACGATCAAATGTGGAACGAAAGCACAGCAGTTGAACGTGCATGCAATCCACCCGTGGAGTCGACGACTGCATTTCTAACTAGTCATTCTCATGACAGAATTCCCATCAATTTAATCACAATCATACTGTGTTTTCTTCCACGTCTTGTATATTTTTCACGCTTTTAA